One Setaria italica strain Yugu1 chromosome II, Setaria_italica_v2.0, whole genome shotgun sequence DNA segment encodes these proteins:
- the LOC101754148 gene encoding DNA-directed RNA polymerase III subunit rpc8 isoform X1: MFSLSLIEHDLPMPPHLLSRPLPDAIKAELERLFLDKVIANLGLCVSVYDIRSLEGGSIHPGEGCSIYKVSFRLLMFRPFNGEVLVGRISGYDDKGLQVSLEFFNDICIPGHLMQFGTVRGPDGRWMLRTEDNDELYLDLDDEIRFLVSGTKYPPIPIEQKADDPPFSPMQIVNIYWSEAHVGLSPWPTKFFQFSRETLISIPKLPTHSTLCLHIGSGEVT, translated from the exons ATGTTCTCGCTGAGCCTAATTGAGCACGACCTGCCGATGCCGCCGCACCTGCTGAGCCGCCCCCTCCCCGACGCCATCAAGGCTGAGCTCGAGAGGCTCTTCTTGGACAAG GTTATCGCGAACCTTGGGCTGTGCGTGTCTGTCTATGATATCCGATCCCTTGAAGGAGGGTCCATCCATCCAGGAGAGGGCTGCTCGATCTATAAA GTTTCATTTCGTCTGCTGATGTTCAGGCCATTTAATGGGGAGGTTCTTGTTGGGAGAATTAGTGGATATGATGATAAGGGGTTGCAGG TTTCACTTGAATTCTTCAATGACATATGCATCCCTGGACATTTGATGCAGTTTGGCACAGTGAG GGGACCAGATGGTAGATGGATGCTGCGGACTGAAGATAATGATGAGCTatatctagatctagatgatgAG ATAAGGTTCTTGGtatctggcacaaagtacccgcCTATCCCAATTGAGCAAAAAGCAGATGACCCACCATTTTCCCCAATGCAGATTGTT AACATATATTGGAGTGAAGCCCATGTGGGCCTTAGCCCTTGGCCCACTAAGTTCTTTCAGTTTTCAAGAGAAACATTAATCTCAATTCCCAAGTTGCCAACGCATAGCACTCTGTGTTTACATATAGGAAGTGGAGAGGTCACATAA
- the LOC101754148 gene encoding DNA-directed RNA polymerase III subunit rpc8 isoform X3, which yields MFSLSLIEHDLPMPPHLLSRPLPDAIKAELERLFLDKVIANLGLCVSVYDIRSLEGGSIHPGEGCSIYKVSFRLLMFRPFNGEVLVGRISGYDDKGLQVSLEFFNDICIPGHLMQFGTVRGPDGRWMLRTEDNDELYLDLDDEIRFLVSGTKYPPIPIEQKADDPPFSPMQIVEVERSHKACD from the exons ATGTTCTCGCTGAGCCTAATTGAGCACGACCTGCCGATGCCGCCGCACCTGCTGAGCCGCCCCCTCCCCGACGCCATCAAGGCTGAGCTCGAGAGGCTCTTCTTGGACAAG GTTATCGCGAACCTTGGGCTGTGCGTGTCTGTCTATGATATCCGATCCCTTGAAGGAGGGTCCATCCATCCAGGAGAGGGCTGCTCGATCTATAAA GTTTCATTTCGTCTGCTGATGTTCAGGCCATTTAATGGGGAGGTTCTTGTTGGGAGAATTAGTGGATATGATGATAAGGGGTTGCAGG TTTCACTTGAATTCTTCAATGACATATGCATCCCTGGACATTTGATGCAGTTTGGCACAGTGAG GGGACCAGATGGTAGATGGATGCTGCGGACTGAAGATAATGATGAGCTatatctagatctagatgatgAG ATAAGGTTCTTGGtatctggcacaaagtacccgcCTATCCCAATTGAGCAAAAAGCAGATGACCCACCATTTTCCCCAATGCAGATTGTT GAAGTGGAGAGGTCACATAAAGCTTGTGATTGA
- the LOC101754148 gene encoding DNA-directed RNA polymerase III subunit rpc8 isoform X2, which yields MFSLSLIEHDLPMPPHLLSRPLPDAIKAELERLFLDKVIANLGLCVSVYDIRSLEGGSIHPGEGCSIYKVSFRLLMFRPFNGEVLVGRISGYDDKGLQVSLEFFNDICIPGHLMQFGTVRGPDGRWMLRTEDNDELYLDLDDEIRFLVSGTKYPPIPIEQKADDPPFSPMQIVGSIKGDGLGLLAWWAADEEEGEEVAEQ from the exons ATGTTCTCGCTGAGCCTAATTGAGCACGACCTGCCGATGCCGCCGCACCTGCTGAGCCGCCCCCTCCCCGACGCCATCAAGGCTGAGCTCGAGAGGCTCTTCTTGGACAAG GTTATCGCGAACCTTGGGCTGTGCGTGTCTGTCTATGATATCCGATCCCTTGAAGGAGGGTCCATCCATCCAGGAGAGGGCTGCTCGATCTATAAA GTTTCATTTCGTCTGCTGATGTTCAGGCCATTTAATGGGGAGGTTCTTGTTGGGAGAATTAGTGGATATGATGATAAGGGGTTGCAGG TTTCACTTGAATTCTTCAATGACATATGCATCCCTGGACATTTGATGCAGTTTGGCACAGTGAG GGGACCAGATGGTAGATGGATGCTGCGGACTGAAGATAATGATGAGCTatatctagatctagatgatgAG ATAAGGTTCTTGGtatctggcacaaagtacccgcCTATCCCAATTGAGCAAAAAGCAGATGACCCACCATTTTCCCCAATGCAGATTGTT GGAAGTATTAAAGGAGATGGTCTTGGTCTTCTTGCTTGGTGGGCAGCTGatgaagaggagggggaggaggtggcagaGCAATAG
- the LOC101754807 gene encoding thioredoxin-like protein CDSP32, chloroplastic, which yields MASTAAAATFLSTLARATASLSSSAKVVRFLPAAQAGQGRRRAVLSAPRAAVSGTEKAPPPPSDKGQSKDERVVKVNNAEEFDGALKAAKNRLVVVEFAASDNESSSQIYPTMVQLSRTCGDVDFLLVMEDESEATKELCRREGITQVPHFSFYKGAEKVHEEEAIGPERLAGDVLYYGDSHSAVVQLHSREDVEALIDEHRGDKGKLVVLDVGLKHCGPCVKVYPTVVKLSRSMAETTVFARMNGDENDSCMQFLSDMDIVEVPTFVFIRDGKIVGRYVGSGKGELVGEILRYNGVRVTY from the coding sequence atggcctccaccgccgccgccgccacgttcCTCTCCACCCTCGCCAGGGCCACCGCCAGCCTAAGCAGCAGCGCCAAGGTCGTCCGGTTCTTGCCCGCCGCGCAGGccggccaggggcggcggcgcgccgtgcTGTCCGCGCCGAGGGCGGCGGTCTCGGGCACCGagaaggcgccgccgccgccgtccgacAAGGGCCAGAGCAAGGACGAGCGCGTGGTGAAGGTGAACAACGCCGAGGAGTTCGACGGCGCGCTCAAGGCGGCCAAGAaccggctggtggtggtggagttcGCGGCGAGCGACAACGAGAGCAGCAGCCAGATCTACCCGACGATGGTGCAGCTGAGCCGGACCTGCGGCGACGTGGACTTCCTGCTGGTGATGGAGGACGAGTCGGAGGCGACAAAGGAGCTGTGCCGCCGGGAGGGGATCACGCAGGTGCCCCACTTCAGCTTCTACAAGGGCGCCGAGAAGGTGCACGAGGAGGAGGCCATCGGCCCCGagcggctcgccggcgacgtgcTCTACTACGGCGACAGCCACTCGGCGGTGGTGCAGCTGCACTCGCGGGAGGACGTCGAGGCGCTCATCGACGAGCACCGCGGCGACAAGGGCAAGCTCGTCGTGCTCGACGTCGGGCTCAAGCACTGCGGGCCATGCGTCAAGGTGTACCCCACCGTGGTGAAGCTGTCGCGCTCCATGGCCGAGACCACCGTGTTCGCGCGCATGAACGGCGACGAGAACGACAGCTGCATGCAGTTCCTCAGCGACATGGACATCGTCGAGGTGCCCACCTTCGTCTTCATCAGGGACGGCAAGATCGTCGGCCGCTACGTCGGCTCCGGCAAgggcgagctcgtcggcgagaTCCTCAGATACAACGGCGTCAGGGTTACCTACTGA
- the LOC111256406 gene encoding uncharacterized protein LOC111256406, with translation MASSGSDVSDRAAAATTGSLGSLSNPQLANLPAAELVVRLYNNRRGSDFADVAVVLAERERKLAEAEAQIRRAGEREARLQAEVRAWERRATEPEALLPADVRGPDRTAASVGDQEGVEAQQVGAHVISRASEMEVAPLDCTPSAVEAAADLPRLSPLRTTAADALLAPSLQRESECNKENEVSGNSGHGYATVSQGNVCVDKGKGQAKEGYFADATSVASEHSDDDDWIEHLTESQQWEVLNTFKAQVSAWESELNTSTDGCMPTRTAHEGKIVDESEAHVRSEATEARLQDEIVVCERKLLEASKTEERLRAEIMVCKERANETEVRLWAEIQTRGSAITDLEAWKSCAEEAQRQTLAASKIVERLRAEMMECKERANETEVRLWAEIQARGSAVTDLEVWKNCAEEAQRQVHAASMIEARLRDEIAACKRKATEAEASHRAEIKACEDKAAAAITGLQDKIVALDGYHTAIQNGLRITIQAMEVAIQYLSGSGPSLSDEVEAMRAQDDSNMQRHGDEQRVSGREHTDPAAASSSHAQASGQQ, from the exons ATGGCGTCTTCCGGCTCCGATGTCTctgaccgcgccgccgccgccaccaccggttCTCTGGGGTCCCTCTCCAACCCCCAGCTCGCTAACCTGCCGGCGGCGGAACTCGTGGTCCGCCTGTACAACAATCGCCGCGGGTCTGACTTCGCGGACGTGGCGGTCGTGCTCGCCGAGCGCGAGCGCAAgctcgccgaggccgaggcccaGATCCGCCGTGCCGGCGAGAGGGAGGCGCGGCTTCAGGCCGAGGTCCGCGCGTGGGAACGCAGGGCCACCGAGCCCGAGgcgctcctccccgccgacgtCCGCGGGCCCGACCGCACGGCGGCCAGCGTGGGCGACCAGGAAGGAGTCGAGGCCCAGCAGGTCGGAGCGCACGTCATCAGCAGGGCCAGCGAGATGGAGGTCGCCCCACTGGATTGCACGCCCAGTGCAGTTGAGGCCGCCGCCGACTTGCCCAGGCTGAGCCCGCTGAGGACGACTGCCGCCGACGCACTCCTAGCTCCATCGCTGCAACGTG AATCAGAATGCAATAAAGAAAACGAAGTTTCAGGGAACAGTGGTCATGGATATGCAACTGTGTCTCAGGGGAATGTCTGCGTCGACAAGGGGAAGGGACAGGCTAAAGAGGGCTATTTTGCTGATGCTACAAGTGTGGCGTCTGAGCacagtgatgatgatgactggatAGAACACTTAACAGAGAGCCAACAATGGGAGGTGTTAAACACGTTTAAAGCTCAAGTTTCTGCTTGGGAGTCCGAATTAAATACTTCTACAGATGGTTGCATGCCCACAAGAACTGCGCATGAAGGAAAGATTGTCGATGAGTCCGAGGCTCATGTGAGAAGTGAAGCCACCGAGGCACGGCTCCAGGATGAGATAGTTGTGTGTGAGCGCAAGCTACTCGAGGCCTCTAAGACCGAAGAACGTCTTCGTGCTGAGATCATGGTGTGCAAGGAAAGGGCTAATGAGACTGAGGTACGTCTCTGGGCAGAGATCCAGACACGCGGCAGTGCCATCACAGACCTCGAGGCCTGGAAGAGCTGCGCTGAAGAGGCCCAAAGACAGACCCTCGCGGCCTCCAAGATCGTGGAACGTCTCCGTGCTGAGATGATGGAGTGCAAGGAAAGGGCCAATGAGACTGAGGTACGTCTGTGGGCAGAGATCCAGGCACGTGGCAGTGCGGTCACAGATCTCGAGGTCTGGAAGAACTGCGCTGAAGAGGCCCAAAGACAGGTCCATGCAGCCTCCATGATAGAGGCACGGCTCCGAGATGAGATCGCCGCATGCAAGCGCAAGGCCACTGAAGCTGAGGCTAGCCACCGGGCAGAGATCAAGGCTTGCGAGGACAAAGCAGCTGCTGCCATCACGGGCCTTCAGGACAAGATCGTTGCGCTGGACGGTTATCACACCGCAATTCAGAATGGCCTCCGTATTACCATCCAAGCGATGGAAGTCGCGATCCAATACTTGAGCGGGTCCGGGCCTAGCTTGAGTGACGAGGTCGAGGCCATGAGAGCCCAGGACGACAGCAACATGCAGCGACATGGGGACGAGCAGAGAGTGAGTGGGCGTGAGCACACTGATCCTGCTGCTGCCTCGTCTTCCCATGCACAAGCGAGTGGACAACAGTGA